CTAAAGGTTACGGCAGCATTTAAAATTGAgctaacacactaacactgaGTTATGGAATGAAATGAACAATCCTGAGAACAAAATGTCAGAGGGACGTAAACAGTACCTGCTAGCCTGTTAGCCCTTACAGTTAGCCAGCTAGACCTGTGAGTACTCCTAAGGTCAAAAACTAAAAATCTAGCATCTCcatcttaatttaaaaaatagattTATTCTCTCGTTATTTTGACCTacaatttttcttttcataggtgtttttcttttatctggTGGAAATTATCCTGTTTAACtttcaggtaaaaaaaataatccacaattaaaattatttattgataaatTCCTCTGCTGGGCAGGTGGAGAGGAATTCCAAACAGGCCCCTGCATTTCTGGCCTTTCTGTAACGAAGGACTTCCAGCTCCTCAGCCGAAATTTCCAGAAGTATTTCAGAAGGCAGGGGGCGGAGTCTGACCTCATGCTGAGAGTGATTGACACGCCGCCTCTGTTGCCCCGCCCACAGGACGTGCACGAACTCTGCCCCGAGGGCGTGCACGTGCTTGTGCTGGTTGTGAGAGCTGACCTGCCGCACGGCACCAAACACCTGGAGGATCACAtggaggtacacacacacacacacacacacacacacacacctccacaatgtaatgtgtgttgtttgtttgggtgattttgtgtattttgtgttgatGTTCAGACTCTCTTCGGTCCAGAATGGCGGCGTCACGCTTTACTTGTTCTCACGCACGCTGACCACCTGAAGGAGGCGGGGCTTCGCGCTCCAGTCTTCCTAACACAGACTAGTGATTGGCTGAGAGCTCTGGCTGAAGATGTGGAAGGAGGAGTCTCGTTCTTGGACAATACCTGTGATTGGCCGTCAATCAGAGGACGACCGTTGAGAGACCGACTGCTCGGCCTGTCAGCCAGGAACCATCACAGAGCTCTGACAGTCAGGACAGAGGTCTCACTCTGACTGTTTAAACAGGAACTACACGCATTTGTTTTGCTCATGTTGGTATTTAATGATTATCCCTACAAAACTCAAACAATATGAAAAGCACAACTCTGGCCAACTGTCTCTCACATGTAGCTTCTGGTTGCTTCAGCATTAGCAAACCTGATAAGTGAGCCACCAAAAGACGATGCTGTACATGAACAAGATTTATTCCTCTTCAGTGGcagtaaacacaacacataGGGCCGGATTTACTATAACCCTGAATAAacagtactaaattgcgtgtgcattctcaAATATTGCACATGtaattttagtacctgttatgggtgattaactaagaattattgcatagatgacaacaggagcgaacacaatggaggtggcactagttaaatgagggttttgcgtgttttaatggtttccgccatagAGAGTCGGGAGGAAAAGCTGCCACTGCATAAAaacttggtttgtttcattcagtgcgccccgagtatgtggaaatcgtatgtacctgcccatcctgcctgagattgcactaagtactaCTTGGagcagcacacctgaaaaactgctttgggaaatcccagcagaaacagctacagtacgctggaatgacccagacgcgaggaaatgccagcagattgAGCTTTATCCatccagagggaacaatcacagACCGTCCGCACCATGCCCGGTCGCTCCGCAATCTCCTCTCCCTGTACACCTCGAtgccccattccctctctgaAACCGACGATGGGTTGTGTTGCTATTATGAACACCGTGCTGTGAATagttggtgattgttccctctggctggatgaattttacgcgtgatccatgcactactgcagctgggggctctctgcagcaccacgcaactttctaaattcttccatctcactgagaaaagaagtcaggtcgaaatGAAATTTGCttcattggcatgaatgttaatacaacagtattgccaaagctaaaggaaaatacaattcaattcatataaTTCATCgattaagtaaaataaaataattttatttctatatattggacACAGAAGAATATAATCTAAGATTTTAAATTTCTctacttttttctttcattacggctgtgtcaAAAAAGGCcacacaacagaaaaacataccTGTCAGAATCTACCTGTtaaggatctattgacagaaatgcaatgtaactatgtttttagtgcagtataaagaccttacataatgaaccgatATGTTTTAAGTACCTTAAAATGAgtcatttatatctacatacactgtTGCACCACCATATTTCTACAGTatcccaaacagacaaactgctctacagatagtgtttcatcactatgttgaatacatacaaagacgaaggaagaagtagtagtaatagtagtagtagtagtcgactggtttattagaagtaggaagaaaagtgaaatttggacaaatggaggaccagacgtattatttagcacaaatTAATGTGTTATTTGTCATGgagcaataaaaatacaatattgcAAGACCAAAATATCTTAATAATCTTTTCTTTCGCTTGCGTTGATAACTGGTGAGAAATTTATTTCCCTTTAATTTTGTGATCACACAGGCTGCGTTtggactgcaggccttaatgtggcccatatcagacttcattgtgaactgtccgcggcctgaaagtgacccgcatgcgcagaaaaTAAATCTCGGTGTCACACGTGGCACcctgttgcaggctacagaagtaatCAGGGggcaacagaggttagctccggttagcttgTCCtctccgaactggaaaagatcagattccatgtgacttggaagatcagatctgagtcacatatgagcaaaaaaatcggatttgggtcactttgggctgcagtctgaacgtagcctaattGTGCCACATGAGCTCAGTCTGTGGAGGCTTGGCTTGGTAACCGGAGAGTCACAGATTCAAGTCCAGCATGGATCACCGCCAAAGGTGCCCCTGAGCAATGCCATGAactagggctgtacataacgattatttttaaaatcgattaatataacgattatttttttgattagtCGATAAATCTCACAAcacattttgtgtattctaaagaaaaacacaaattgcAGATTAAcgtaccaatttatccaaaataaatatcagagcatgtctaatcaataatattccacgtcactgatgtgttgtgataataacaataacagacattaattaggcttctttacttaaaactttaaatgttactgacatggatttatttcaatattgagtaatgcgGTATGATAGTCagatgtatttctgcatcagtttggttttctcgctcatacgtggccattgaataaacagaaaatatgaaacggctGAACGTTAGATGACACGTGTAAcatgtaacgttacgttaccatgacagcaacggggcagaaattacttttaacatgaaggcgataaatacattttaacggactacgtgtgctcgtgctgataatgtgccgtgtTTGTGTGGAGACAGGAGAAGCAGGATTAGCGGTGCTGCCGTCTGAACAAAGTGGTCCGGGATACTTTCGCTTCACGTATTCGTGGACAtccagcctgttctcatgctcAGGCGTCACATATGCACGCTTTGGAAAAACCGTGTCTATTGTGCGCAAAACGGCGAATTTGCGTGTATAGTAGACGCCCCCAGGTGCGTGATGAATGAAGTCGAGATCTTGTATCTGCTTGTCCGGGGGAATCCCTGCTAACATCGGAGGCAGCAACATTTCAACGCACGGAATGCGAATCGATGTATtcacgtaatcgattacgtatTGATTCATTATTAATTGTTCCAGTGCTGAAGGATCAGGCTTATCAAACATTACTCATTTGGTATTGACATCTATTTAAAGGATCTATCACCATTTATTTTAGTAGTAATCACAAGATTCATAAATACCATGTCATCACAGATTGTTTTCTGCTGTCCAATCAGCTGAAAGCAGAGATCAAGAACACTCGAAGAAACGTATGATCAACTGACCTTTTAATCAATAAACAACAGCGATGCAACTGTAAGATAACAACTACTAACTAGCTAAGTGTTTGTCAGCAGCTGATTTTTGTGGTTGCTTAGCCACAGCAGAGcatgattttcacaataaaagtacACTGGTGCACATTATGTCTTCGGCATGTCCTGTGCGATGGCCCCTCGCTGCGTCTATCTGATGGTGCAGTTGGTGAGGGAGGGGGCCCTGCACAGCCCCTTCCCCTTCACCTCAAACCCGCAGCCTTTATAGTTCGCCACGCCCCGGCTGTCGACCTGCAGGTCGGGCTGAAGGAGCTCCCAAACCCTCTGCTTGGACTGCAGCTCTCTGTCCGGGTCACCTGAACACACAGAGAGCGAGATAAACAGAGAGTTGGTGAGTGATTACCCGGAAAATCCCAAAAGCCACTTTCATCCAGTTGTAGGTGACATCTGAGTCGTCCAACACGTCCTCCTACCTAAACAACACAGGTCGATCGTCAAGTGATCCAAAACGACATACAAGAGTTTTTCCTGTGTCAGTCCAGCGACAGGCTTATCGGACCTTAAGTATGTTACGTAAGTACCTAAGTCACGTGAAGTTTAACAAGTGGAAAACATTGTAAAAAaggttggttaggtttaggcaacaaaaccacttcATTGGGTTTAGGAAAATATTGTGGTTCAGGTTAAAGTAAGGAAAGTTATGTAAGTCTCGTGACGGACGTGACAGAAATCAGTAATGCTATACTTAGAACTCAAAATAACTAaacatttacttggtttcactGGGAACTTGAACGCatttctcctgtgtgaaagtcccAGGTTTGACCCATTCACCTTCACATCCTACCTCCTCACAGggactttatttaaaaacactttatCTAAATTCCTCTTTTGCTCCCGTCATACAGCCACTAGTGGttgcttggtcaaggccctttggcatTGCCttttaatgccctgggtacccctttagcgtcatttttaGACGTTTAAGGCTCCATGTTGAAAAGGCACATTATTGAAGTTGTGAAacttttggttaggtttagccacaaaagtacttggttaaggttaggttaGGTTAAGGTTgtggtttggcttaaaataactacgtacgtcagttaacacgtaagttaacttacgtcacGTCATTTTACGCAACTcacgtaacttaaataaaaatatataatgttgactttttgtttcacaccggtctcctggttcaaagtgcGGGTTCTGGCCCtacatccaccccaaccaccttcttactcagtcttttctgttaaatatcatattcCTGCCTTTACGGTCAAAAAccgacgctacagggcttcccacACTGCGTTGAACTGcgacgctatagggatcccctgTGCGTTACACACTGACGCCGATGTGTCTTGACCTCGTGTACATACGTGATGAGTTGGAGAGGAAGAACGGGTTGAACAAGCTGCATAATAATCACCCTACACGGCTGTTTTACTGGTGAGGATGGATGAAGCCGTCATCTTCCTGAAAAAGGAGACCTTGCGAGTGTACAGAAATAACAGCTTCCATGTTTCATTGATTGACGTGACAAATGATAACATGAACCCCTTGACTTAAAACAACACCAGATAGATACAGTCACTACTGGTTAAGGCAAAATAACCCTAAGTTAGCTTGACTAGCTGTTGTGACTGGTTAACAGTTAGATAACGTGTTAGTAGCTTGCTAACAACGCATTACCATGTAAGCTAACATTTCTACAGTGTGAGAGCAAATGAATGTGCCACTTTTATTTCTGATTAGGCACTAATAATCGTGGGGGCCATTTGTAATTCcaagacacaaataaaaatttGCTATCTGCTGTTAGCTTAATAATcattaaacttatttttttatgttgtttaatttattcacgatcttcagtgattatttttattgttttattatctttgtGACCATGATTACCGGGGTAGTTGAGGAAGGTAACTCTGTCTCCGGGGGTGGAGCCTGTGGGCGGTACCAGCAGCTCAGTGCTGTCATCAGGGGCGGAGCAACATAGGAGGCGGGCCTGAGAGACCACGCCCTTCAGTTTACAGGCCTTGACATTGCATAACAAGACAGCTAGACCGCCCTGGAGCTGCGAAGAGAGAGAGGTGAAATACTTTTGTTAAAatttaataaagacaaaagaaagaaaggaagaaagaaagaaagaaggaatgaTATAATGGGTGGATTAAACTGAAAGGAAAGAATAAACAGAAATTAGAAAAACAAGAATTCAAAGAAGAAATTTCAGTAGGAAAAAACTGagaattttaaatgtatatatatagagagagagagagagcgagagaataaagttgtaatatttCATGATTAATGTCTTAATATGTCAACATTAACATTGtaaaaactggaaaacaaaGTCAGAATATTTAAGAACCAAAGTCGTAATATGATGAGAAATAAAAGTAGGCTAATGTCTCAAGAATATGGTTGTACTACTGTGAGAACAAAGAGTAAATGTTTAGAGTAGTTTGAGAATAAACTCGCACTAATGTGAGAATAGAGTtgtaatatttcaacaataaagTAATATAGTATTGTGAGTATAaagtaatatttaaataatcaaatcTGACAACAGTCTTAATCGATCAACTTTATTTTAGACGCATAGGTCcatatcagtaaaataaaataaaatacatataaagACAATACAAGATACCCAGTACAAAAGCTACAACACATATcataacacataacacatgTAGACATTTGTTCCAATGTTTCCAAAAACACGAGGAATACCTTGTATCACTTTTTATAGGTTCAGTTAAAGCTAAAATGACCAAATGTTTTGAATTAATCAGCCGACACATAAATTTATGCATAAGATTCTGCAATACAGCATAAAGACCGGGAACATTACTTGTCACAAACATATGACTTGCACTTGTCTATCTTGGGAACTTAAGCAGGATTCTAAATTAATACTTCAAAGTACAGATTgaattactaaaataaagttGCAATATTTAGACTAAATGTCGAAATATTGCAactttattttgacaaaaataaaataagaaataaaagttgtaacgttataaaaaataaagtcgTGCGTTACCTCCTCTAGGTCTGTTTTCTCTCCCAGTTTGCTGACGACAGTTCGGGCGGCGCTTTCCCCTACGTCCACTTCCTGGACAGACAGCTCCTCGGCCAGTGGGTGGTGGCGGACGCCGAGGATCCGTCCAACCCGCAGGTCCAGTCGTGACACGTCAACCTGAGGCTCCACCCCCAAGGAGAGCAAGTCACAGGTGGGACGagctaagagagagagaggtaaagTCATATTTTTCTATCTGCCCTCCcaccctccttccttcctttcctcatctcacctttcctctctcctctcttcctcctgctctgcctctctctccggtcatgtgaggaggaagaggaggggggaggaggattTGTTGGAACAGCAGCTGATGCTCCAGCGGTGGAGGGAGGTTGATTGACTGGCGTTGTGGGGGCGGGGCTACGGGTTGGAGGAGGCGTGGAGAACAAAGCCTTggctgaaagaaaaagaaagaaagagggttTTTATAAAACTGATGTTGTTTTGTAAGCAAAAAAATGCATGAATTTAAATTAATGTGGCTGTTTTTATCTTTTGGGTAAATCTCCAAAATGTTTTGACTTAATAAAGttcttattaaattaaaataatccacTCTGACCACAGTCGACATTGATGCAGCTCAGAGGAAAAACATCTGCAGTTGCCCAAGTGTGTCAGTGAGTGTCTGTttctatctttgtgaggactGGGTTGAGTTTTACACCTTTACACCTTTACACCTTTACACCTCAGGACTGTTTCGTTTTAATGTCTTCAGAGGGCCATTTTTAAGGGTTAAGATTAGGTTTTAGGGTTAACATTTTCAGGTTTAGGGAATGCATTCTGTCACAGAGTGTGTATAATTGTGTACCGATGCGTCGCCTCTGTTTTTCCTGCAGCTGATTCTTCAGCTGCTCGATGTCTTTCTTCAGTTTGCTGTTTTCCACCAGCAGCTTCTTCTGATCTCTGACCGACGCCTGCaacactaaaaaataaaatgtttcatttcattcatccTCATGAGCATAACCTGCTTAATATTCATTTGTTTCACAATGTCACAGCATTTTATTAGAGCCTAAATCAGCACTTTCTTTGTTACACATTCAGTTACAGAAATGGGGGCCTTAAATTAAAGCAAGAAACTAAGAAAATAttacttgttgtttttgtattctCAGTGTTTCCTGCAGTTTATCTGCTTGCTGACTTGTATTTAAATGACTTGGCtccaaaacaaaaaggatccaGGGTTCTGGTTCAGTCCTACATGTACAGATGACgagttttcttttgttgtgattttaattaATATGGCATCCGTTTATTGATCTTTCATTGGTTTGTAACGTGGAAATTTAATCCACTACTGGACTAC
Above is a genomic segment from Micropterus dolomieu isolate WLL.071019.BEF.003 ecotype Adirondacks linkage group LG18, ASM2129224v1, whole genome shotgun sequence containing:
- the LOC123987234 gene encoding aminoacyl tRNA synthase complex-interacting multifunctional protein 1-like translates to MDNTDNLVHPSVEAVLKKLDPEDGEQIMEYFKTHAMLAREKALLQASVRDQKKLLVENSKLKKDIEQLKNQLQEKQRRRIAKALFSTPPPTRSPAPTTPVNQPPSTAGASAAVPTNPPPPSSSSSHDRRERQSRRKRGERKARPTCDLLSLGVEPQVDVSRLDLRVGRILGVRHHPLAEELSVQEVDVGESAARTVVSKLGEKTDLEELQGGLAVLLCNVKACKLKGVVSQARLLCCSAPDDSTELLVPPTGSTPGDRVTFLNYPGDPDRELQSKQRVWELLQPDLQVDSRGVANYKGCGFEVKGKGLCRAPSLTNCTIR